One Nostoc sp. UHCC 0302 DNA window includes the following coding sequences:
- a CDS encoding ABC transporter ATP-binding protein, producing the protein MSDLRVWFEDYTRALFRSLPLLWTAAPKEMVFLVAVTLLQGFLPAISVWITKLVVDTVTTALTSGRELSYSMLWPLVAGWVGALLLETLLYPWVFALQGNLNDKLTAHISLLLMGKADTFPDLSRFEDSQFYDELQLLQEQVSYKPLNLLENLVELGRSFVTLIVIVGLLIPLAFWIPLVIAIATIPQIVVSSQYGKAIWLTLFENSPQARRMEYYTSVMLTDTYAKEMRLFQLGSFFTGRYLQAFQSLHQSMRHLRGKQAFWSSSLAILSTLGNGFSFYWVVQKAFSGNFSPGSVLLFVQSLTYFQNNLERFIANWLDLFENILYMQQFFNFLDSPIPMPLSIPGEKVPTPIRSSITFEKVDFCYPDGRLALKDISFTLYPRQTVAIVGENGAGKTTLVKLLTRLYDPTTGSILVDGIDLRNLNLEQWRQQIAGVFQDFGHYALTLGENIALGNLAALERPDILRYAIEKADIAKLVDHFPTKEDTPLGKQFGGTELSAGQWQKLALARAFVRQEAQLLLLDEPTAALDPRSESDLYLRFIELTEGKTTILITHRLASVRMADRILVLKAGHLIEDGTHQELLQHGGEYTTLWNMQAQQYGISAQH; encoded by the coding sequence ATGAGCGATTTAAGAGTTTGGTTTGAAGACTACACTAGAGCTTTATTTCGTTCTCTACCCTTGTTATGGACAGCAGCACCGAAGGAAATGGTCTTTCTCGTTGCTGTCACTTTATTACAGGGGTTTCTCCCTGCTATAAGTGTTTGGATTACCAAGCTAGTGGTAGATACTGTAACAACGGCCTTGACATCGGGCAGAGAATTAAGCTACTCAATGTTGTGGCCTTTGGTAGCGGGATGGGTAGGAGCCTTGTTACTAGAGACGCTCTTGTATCCTTGGGTATTCGCACTTCAAGGAAATCTCAATGACAAGTTAACGGCTCACATTAGCTTATTGTTAATGGGTAAAGCTGATACTTTTCCAGACCTGAGCCGTTTTGAAGATTCTCAGTTTTATGATGAACTACAACTTCTCCAAGAACAAGTCAGCTATAAGCCGTTGAACTTACTGGAGAATTTGGTTGAATTAGGTCGGTCTTTTGTGACACTCATTGTGATAGTTGGGCTACTAATTCCCCTAGCTTTTTGGATACCACTGGTGATTGCGATCGCTACCATACCCCAAATAGTAGTTTCTTCCCAGTATGGAAAAGCTATTTGGCTAACTTTATTTGAGAACAGTCCTCAAGCTAGGAGAATGGAGTATTACACTTCGGTGATGCTCACTGATACCTATGCCAAAGAAATGAGGTTGTTTCAGCTAGGTTCGTTTTTTACCGGGCGTTACCTGCAAGCATTCCAGTCTTTACATCAATCTATGCGCCATCTGAGGGGCAAGCAAGCATTTTGGTCATCTAGCTTAGCTATTCTAAGTACTTTAGGGAATGGTTTTTCTTTTTACTGGGTAGTACAAAAGGCTTTCAGCGGAAACTTTAGCCCAGGAAGTGTACTTCTGTTCGTACAGTCATTAACTTACTTCCAGAATAATCTAGAAAGATTTATTGCTAATTGGCTGGATCTGTTTGAAAATATTCTTTATATGCAGCAGTTTTTCAACTTTCTCGATAGTCCAATCCCAATGCCGCTGAGCATACCTGGAGAGAAAGTACCAACTCCGATTCGTTCAAGCATTACTTTTGAAAAAGTTGACTTTTGCTACCCAGATGGTCGATTAGCCCTCAAAGATATTTCTTTTACCCTATACCCTAGGCAAACAGTAGCCATAGTAGGAGAAAATGGAGCTGGTAAAACTACTCTAGTTAAGCTGTTGACTAGATTATACGATCCAACTACAGGAAGTATTTTAGTTGATGGCATAGACTTGAGAAATTTAAATTTAGAGCAGTGGCGACAGCAAATTGCTGGAGTTTTTCAGGACTTTGGTCACTATGCGCTCACACTGGGAGAAAATATCGCTTTAGGAAACCTAGCAGCCCTAGAGCGTCCAGATATTCTGAGATATGCAATTGAAAAAGCCGATATTGCCAAACTAGTTGATCATTTTCCCACAAAAGAGGATACACCGCTGGGCAAGCAGTTTGGCGGTACAGAACTTTCTGCAGGTCAATGGCAAAAGTTAGCTCTGGCTCGTGCTTTTGTCCGCCAAGAAGCCCAACTATTACTTCTGGACGAGCCTACTGCTGCGCTTGACCCCCGCAGCGAGTCTGATCTCTACCTTCGTTTTATTGAGCTAACTGAGGGCAAAACTACCATCCTGATTACCCACAGATTGGCTTCAGTACGAATGGCTGACCGAATCTTAGTCCTTAAAGCTGGCCATTTAATTGAGGATGGCACTCATCAGGAACTTTTACAGCATGGAGGCGAATATACTACACTGTGGAATATGCAGGCACAACAGTACGGCATTTCTGCTCAACATTGA
- a CDS encoding peroxidase family protein has protein sequence MAVKRDTSKDGLGNKLQIYLLTNFKGIWKFLQSNKYIARKVNKALLNSLIYKIPTRPNPYSMMILDEHIPDTKIPKKTDTYTSWESLNDRTYTGRHLPPDPKLNAEGNLPNIEELAILFRKKDGKTIYSTKSTMLFPYWVQWFTDSFLRLNHYNKLKNTSNHEINLCNVYGLTRKQTYLLRSFQGGKLKTQKLKRKDGVEEEYPLFYYADPAQNQVSPEFEGLYEPLNDEKRQSVDKKQYMFAMGVERANVQIGYVMLNTLCLREHNRLCDELAKNYPDWDDERLFQTARNILMAIILKIIMEEYINHITPYHFKLFADPEAFTKESWHRPNWMAIEFDFVYRWHSAIPETFNYDGKPTHIAASLWNNKMFIDQGLGALMEETCSQPGTKIGLFNTPDILVELTELPSIRLGRQLQLASYNDYRQICGFPRVTRFEQITGDEFAQKKLKELYGHVDNIEFFVGLYAEDGRKNSTIPPLVARLIGIDAFSQALTNPLLSPNIFNKETFSPVGWEIIQHTNTVSDLVNRNVPATDKKYKVTFDL, from the coding sequence ATGGCTGTAAAAAGAGACACATCTAAAGATGGGTTAGGCAACAAACTTCAGATATACCTTCTAACAAACTTTAAAGGTATTTGGAAATTTCTCCAAAGCAACAAATATATTGCACGTAAAGTTAATAAAGCTTTGCTTAACAGTCTCATCTATAAAATTCCGACTCGTCCTAATCCCTACAGTATGATGATTCTAGATGAGCATATTCCTGATACTAAAATTCCTAAGAAAACCGATACTTATACTTCCTGGGAATCACTCAACGATCGCACTTATACAGGACGACATCTACCGCCTGATCCGAAGTTAAATGCGGAGGGTAATCTACCCAACATTGAAGAGCTGGCTATTCTATTCCGTAAAAAAGATGGTAAGACTATTTATTCTACCAAATCAACTATGCTGTTTCCCTATTGGGTACAGTGGTTTACAGATAGCTTTCTTCGTCTTAATCACTACAATAAACTAAAAAATACTTCAAACCATGAAATTAATTTGTGTAATGTTTATGGTTTAACCAGAAAACAAACATATCTTTTAAGAAGTTTTCAAGGAGGTAAATTAAAAACTCAGAAACTTAAACGCAAAGATGGTGTAGAAGAAGAATATCCTTTATTTTATTATGCTGATCCAGCACAGAATCAAGTTAGCCCTGAATTTGAGGGGCTTTATGAACCTCTTAATGATGAAAAAAGACAGTCCGTAGATAAAAAACAATATATGTTTGCGATGGGAGTAGAACGAGCAAATGTGCAAATAGGCTATGTCATGCTCAATACTCTATGTCTTAGGGAACATAATCGTCTCTGTGATGAATTAGCAAAGAATTATCCAGATTGGGATGATGAACGCCTTTTCCAAACCGCGAGAAATATTCTCATGGCAATTATTCTTAAAATAATTATGGAAGAGTACATCAACCACATAACTCCCTATCACTTTAAGTTGTTTGCTGATCCTGAAGCTTTTACTAAGGAAAGTTGGCATCGTCCCAATTGGATGGCAATTGAGTTTGACTTTGTTTATCGCTGGCATAGTGCAATTCCAGAAACCTTTAACTATGACGGTAAACCAACCCATATTGCTGCATCTCTCTGGAACAATAAGATGTTTATTGATCAAGGTTTAGGCGCATTGATGGAGGAAACTTGTTCCCAACCAGGTACAAAAATTGGTTTATTCAACACGCCTGATATATTAGTTGAGCTAACCGAATTACCCTCAATTAGGCTGGGACGGCAGTTGCAATTGGCAAGCTACAACGATTACCGCCAAATCTGCGGTTTCCCCAGAGTGACTAGATTTGAGCAAATTACTGGTGATGAATTTGCTCAAAAGAAACTTAAAGAATTATATGGTCATGTTGATAATATTGAGTTTTTTGTGGGGCTTTACGCCGAGGATGGGCGAAAAAATTCAACTATTCCTCCGCTGGTAGCACGCTTAATTGGAATTGATGCTTTTTCTCAGGCGCTAACTAATCCTTTACTATCACCCAATATCTTCAATAAAGAAACTTTTTCTCCTGTGGGTTGGGAAATTATTCAGCATACCAACACAGTCTCGGATTTAGTTAATCGCAACGTTCCTGCAACAGACAAAAAGTACAAAGTTACTTTTGACCTTTAA
- a CDS encoding TauD/TfdA family dioxygenase, protein MSNKHIEVKPVAGFIGAEISGVDLSRPLHDDAVKEIRQALLKWKVVFFRGQNIDHAAQVAFTARFGEVTYAHPHEDEPIEGFSEILPIDRSRYERRNGLRRSSYESRWHTDVTAVVNPPAASILRAVNVPSIGGDTQWTNLVAAYEGLSAPLRALADGLKAEHRFNARLRLPSNSKLVQRIAANPLVSIHPVVRVHPETGERALYVNPGFTSHILDVSPQESDLLLELFFNQITKPAYTTRFRWNNGDIAFWDNRATAHLAPQDIDHIEVERVLYRTTITGDVPVGVDGFRSQAVEGEPFGTEVPKVLKKKAEKLEAEPVLS, encoded by the coding sequence ATGAGCAACAAGCACATTGAAGTCAAACCGGTAGCCGGTTTCATCGGTGCTGAAATCAGTGGCGTGGATCTTTCACGTCCTCTGCACGATGATGCAGTCAAAGAAATTCGTCAAGCATTATTGAAGTGGAAAGTCGTGTTCTTTCGCGGGCAGAACATCGATCATGCTGCCCAAGTTGCGTTCACGGCTCGTTTCGGCGAAGTCACCTACGCGCATCCGCACGAGGATGAACCGATTGAAGGCTTCTCAGAAATTCTGCCAATTGACCGTAGCCGCTACGAGCGGCGCAACGGTCTGCGTCGCTCCAGCTATGAGAGCCGCTGGCACACTGATGTCACAGCAGTTGTTAACCCGCCTGCGGCGTCAATTTTGCGTGCGGTTAATGTCCCTAGCATTGGTGGTGACACACAGTGGACTAATCTGGTCGCAGCTTACGAGGGTCTGTCAGCACCTCTGCGGGCGCTAGCAGACGGATTGAAAGCCGAACATCGCTTTAATGCGCGTTTGCGGCTGCCCAGCAATAGCAAGCTTGTCCAGCGCATTGCAGCCAATCCTCTAGTCTCGATTCACCCAGTGGTGCGCGTTCATCCTGAGACAGGCGAACGTGCATTGTACGTGAATCCTGGCTTCACCTCGCATATTCTTGACGTGTCACCACAAGAGAGCGATCTGCTGCTTGAGTTGTTCTTCAACCAGATCACCAAGCCTGCCTACACCACCCGTTTCCGCTGGAACAATGGTGATATTGCGTTCTGGGACAACCGGGCTACCGCACATTTGGCCCCTCAGGATATAGATCATATAGAAGTCGAACGAGTACTCTATCGCACCACTATTACGGGTGATGTTCCAGTCGGAGTCGATGGTTTCCGCTCGCAAGCAGTTGAAGGTGAGCCATTCGGCACTGAAGTACCAAAGGTCTTGAAGAAAAAAGCCGAGAAGTTGGAAGCAGAACCAGTGCTTTCATAA